The following proteins are co-located in the Merismopedia glauca CCAP 1448/3 genome:
- a CDS encoding tetratricopeptide repeat protein produces the protein MSQEPRFVWRNSYIGITVAAVSVALISMLAAIYFRGNPAEAYKQCQELVDAQKYEESLKVCESASISATKGFNALINKATALNNLNRYEEGLATYDRAIQLNPNSPEALAGKGDTLFNLKRYEEALTTYEDAIAIQADYTYAWIGKGNTLLNLKRYEPALMAYEKATEISPDDPSSWIARGYGLAELNRWDGALTSFEKALEINPDDAEAWIGRGGVLSSLKRYDAALASYEKAIKLDPSLSSALVGKSEVLRNLQRPKDALVVCQQALAADANNPETKLCEGDALFALGRYEDSLAAYEAILQLDAENSTAWEGKGLVLAKQKRYETAIAAYDKALALDPDSPSTWVVLYNRAEALNFLQRYPEAITAVDRALKIGPTTGVAYNDVWFVRGNALAGLQRYQEAITNYDKAIKIKPDFEAAWNSKGNALIKLKQYQSAISAYDSALKINPTYFYALSGKGDALVQLRQYGQAIDVYSQALKVPTSSQYPTLDAQKYAVWNSRGNAFYQLKKYQEAISDYEQAVALKPDFADAHFNKGKALVALEQYGEAIAAFDRAIAIQPDYPGAAIAKQQANQKLGSKP, from the coding sequence ATGAGTCAGGAACCAAGATTTGTGTGGCGCAACTCTTATATAGGCATTACAGTAGCAGCAGTTTCAGTCGCCTTGATTTCGATGTTGGCGGCGATTTATTTTCGAGGTAATCCGGCTGAGGCGTACAAGCAGTGTCAAGAATTAGTTGATGCCCAAAAATATGAAGAATCGCTGAAAGTTTGCGAAAGTGCGAGCATTAGTGCAACTAAAGGTTTTAATGCTTTGATTAACAAAGCAACTGCCCTAAATAATCTCAACCGCTACGAAGAAGGGCTAGCTACCTACGATCGCGCCATTCAACTAAATCCTAATTCTCCTGAAGCGTTGGCTGGTAAAGGTGATACTCTCTTCAACTTAAAGCGCTACGAAGAAGCCCTCACCACCTACGAAGATGCGATCGCAATTCAGGCAGATTATACTTACGCTTGGATTGGTAAAGGTAATACTTTACTCAATTTGAAGCGTTATGAACCTGCTTTGATGGCTTATGAAAAAGCTACAGAAATCTCTCCAGATGACCCTTCAAGCTGGATAGCCCGTGGTTATGGGCTAGCAGAATTGAATCGGTGGGATGGGGCATTAACCTCTTTTGAAAAGGCGCTGGAAATCAACCCCGATGATGCAGAGGCTTGGATTGGTAGGGGTGGAGTGTTATCTTCTTTAAAACGTTATGATGCTGCCTTGGCTTCTTATGAAAAAGCCATTAAACTTGACCCTAGCTTATCCTCTGCTTTAGTTGGTAAAAGCGAAGTATTGAGAAATTTGCAGCGTCCTAAAGATGCACTGGTAGTATGTCAACAAGCTCTAGCTGCTGATGCTAACAATCCTGAAACTAAGTTGTGCGAAGGTGATGCCCTATTCGCTTTAGGACGATATGAGGATTCATTGGCTGCTTATGAAGCTATTTTGCAACTTGATGCCGAAAATTCGACTGCTTGGGAAGGCAAAGGATTAGTACTAGCGAAACAAAAGCGTTATGAAACTGCGATCGCCGCTTACGATAAAGCTTTAGCACTCGATCCAGATAGCCCTAGCACTTGGGTTGTTTTGTACAATCGGGCTGAGGCACTCAATTTTTTGCAACGGTATCCAGAAGCCATAACAGCAGTCGATCGCGCTTTGAAAATTGGTCCGACTACTGGAGTTGCCTATAATGATGTCTGGTTCGTTAGGGGTAATGCTTTAGCAGGTTTGCAGCGATACCAAGAGGCTATAACCAACTATGACAAGGCAATTAAAATTAAACCCGATTTTGAAGCTGCCTGGAATAGTAAAGGGAATGCCCTCATTAAGTTAAAACAGTATCAATCGGCGATTTCAGCTTACGATAGCGCCCTCAAGATAAATCCGACTTATTTTTACGCTTTGAGTGGTAAAGGTGATGCCTTGGTTCAGTTACGTCAATATGGGCAGGCGATAGATGTTTATAGTCAAGCTTTAAAAGTGCCCACATCTAGTCAATATCCTACCCTGGACGCTCAAAAATACGCTGTGTGGAATAGTCGAGGTAATGCTTTTTACCAACTCAAAAAGTATCAAGAAGCCATCAGCGACTACGAGCAAGCAGTGGCTTTGAAACCAGATTTTGCTGATGCCCATTTTAATAAAGGTAAAGCGTTGGTGGCTTTAGAGCAATATGGAGAAGCGATCGCCGCTTTCGATCGGGCGATCGCTATTCAGCCAGATTACCCAGGTGCGGCGATCGCCAAGCAACAAGCAAATCAAAAGTTGGGGTCAAAACCCTAA
- a CDS encoding CHAT domain-containing protein, producing MKPTFKKFSPFFTTLLVATALGQPVTQAETITPAPDGTGTQVNSSGNRLDIKGGQLSKDGANLFHSFSQFGLTPEQTANFLSNPSIQNILGRVTGGNPSVINGLIQVSGGNSNLFLMNPSGIIFGNNARLDVSGSFSATTANGIGFGSSWFNATGTNDYANLVGTPTSFAFATSQPGGIINTGNLAVNSGQNLTLLGGTVLSTGELSAPGGNITVTAVPGENLVRLTQTGNLLSLDIQPIGSNQPNNSNLPVASLPQLLTGGNVPTATGVRINSNGQVELTGSGITVENGDIVAKNVTSGQATLSASNNLTLVESKLQTTGDLNLFAGDTVTARDSTANPVSLQAGERLYLQGNQKVDLFALNHPASGLFAGGDLVLRSSNTVGGDAHYWTGGNFRIEKLDGSAGNLFSPYDPAIIALGDVTLGDYTGASLGIAAGGKVTLGNVTINAADPATVAFPTITVTLPSGQTQNINVATEPGLVVLSGINVTPLFTALGLPPGNNVIPPSSVAPTFGSPTSADITIGNISITAPGGIVFLSNTNTLVNVPSVGNFTLLANSALPGGNIQTGGIDVSNPSEGGNVVLSARSNILTGSILTSSTNGNAGEISLTSTGGGINTTAGSLDSTSDSGNGGDISLTANGNITTNALNSRSVSGPGGNITVTSTGGTIDTTLGELSSYSSSSNSGSVSLTADGNITTSDIFSASPNLGDGNGGKITITSQTGAINTTLGELFSFGDIGDGGDISLTAFGSINTGEIDSSSIDTDAGNITLTSSTGAINTNDLTATGFNGGAVTLNALLNINTGAINTSGDAVDGGDVTLKATGDIQVTSINAQNAGSGTGGDVSITTQSFFRATGSFIDKNSVDASISTAGGVSGGDITIQHGGNGLTPFIVGDASVNGTSAGITSGSNNTISPTQSFSGNYTQGNIEIITNASPSPSPSPSPSPSPSPSPSVNKPPIAIEDGAIASVNLPIIINLVTNDSDPDGDILRAIAVTPASNGQVVLNPDGTVTYTPNNSFIGTDTFTYTISDGKGGTATATATVNVPPNLDQVTTSPPSAPQTSNNALLVARSQDFSVDTVVGNIETSFTNEYDQYFKKSIETSLINLTDARSSLRQIEKATGVKPAIIYAVFTPKSGIPGNLGEKQVPQDSDILDLVIVTSSKNPIRIAVPDATRAKVREAALEFYSQVSDSKQAKTTGYLAPAQQLYQWIFKPLEADLQQQGIQNIMFISDSGLRSIPLGALHDGKQFAIEKYSIGLAPSLSLTDTRYMDIKNSRVLAMGAGEFPADQDQDPLLAAPVEVATIAEKVWRGKPVLNQEFTLNNLKGQRERQPFGIVHLATHADFQPGDAANSYVQLYDTKIPLDQARQLGFANPGTELLVVSACRSALGDRNAELGFAGFAVQAGVKSVVASLWDVSDTGALALMTEFYRQLNTAPIKAEALRQAQIAMIQEKVKIEGNELVTAEDRIPLSPEVATYLRRNTVGKLSHPFYWAAFTIIGSPW from the coding sequence ATGAAACCCACATTTAAAAAATTTAGCCCCTTTTTTACCACATTATTAGTTGCTACGGCATTAGGTCAACCAGTCACCCAAGCCGAAACTATAACTCCAGCGCCTGATGGTACAGGAACTCAGGTAAATTCTAGTGGTAACCGTCTCGACATCAAAGGCGGACAACTATCGAAAGATGGTGCCAATCTCTTTCATAGCTTCTCCCAGTTTGGCTTAACACCAGAGCAAACTGCAAACTTTCTCTCGAATCCATCGATTCAAAATATATTAGGTAGGGTGACAGGTGGTAACCCTTCTGTGATTAATGGCTTAATTCAAGTCAGTGGGGGCAATTCTAACTTATTTTTGATGAATCCATCAGGAATCATCTTTGGCAATAACGCCAGACTCGATGTTTCTGGTTCCTTCTCGGCGACTACAGCTAATGGAATTGGGTTTGGCTCTAGTTGGTTCAACGCTACTGGCACTAATGACTATGCTAATCTAGTCGGCACTCCCACTAGCTTTGCTTTTGCTACTAGTCAGCCAGGAGGTATTATCAATACTGGCAATCTAGCTGTGAATTCTGGACAGAATTTAACTCTATTGGGCGGAACGGTATTAAGTACCGGAGAATTATCAGCACCAGGTGGAAATATCACCGTCACCGCAGTTCCAGGTGAGAATTTGGTGCGTCTGACTCAAACTGGAAACTTGCTGAGTTTGGATATTCAACCAATAGGTAGTAATCAACCCAATAATTCTAATTTACCAGTCGCTTCCCTACCCCAATTATTGACAGGTGGGAATGTTCCCACGGCTACAGGAGTCAGAATAAATAGTAATGGACAAGTAGAATTAACTGGTTCTGGTATTACTGTAGAAAATGGCGATATAGTCGCCAAAAATGTCACATCTGGGCAAGCAACTTTATCAGCCAGTAACAATCTCACCCTAGTAGAAAGCAAGTTACAAACTACAGGAGACTTGAATCTATTTGCTGGCGATACAGTAACAGCGCGAGATAGTACAGCTAATCCAGTTTCACTGCAAGCTGGGGAACGTTTATATCTTCAAGGCAATCAAAAGGTCGATCTTTTCGCTTTGAATCACCCTGCTAGCGGTTTATTTGCAGGTGGAGATCTAGTACTTCGTTCTAGTAATACAGTAGGTGGAGATGCCCACTATTGGACGGGAGGCAACTTTAGAATTGAAAAACTTGATGGTAGTGCAGGCAATTTATTTAGCCCCTACGATCCAGCCATTATAGCTCTAGGCGATGTGACTTTGGGAGACTATACTGGGGCATCCTTGGGTATTGCCGCAGGTGGTAAGGTAACTTTGGGCAATGTGACTATAAATGCTGCCGATCCAGCTACAGTAGCCTTTCCAACGATTACGGTGACATTACCCAGTGGACAAACCCAGAATATTAATGTTGCTACCGAGCCTGGTTTAGTAGTTTTATCTGGAATAAATGTTACACCTCTATTTACCGCTCTAGGACTGCCACCAGGAAACAATGTGATTCCTCCTAGTTCTGTTGCGCCTACTTTTGGTAGTCCTACTAGTGCTGATATTACTATAGGTAATATTTCGATTACTGCTCCTGGGGGGATTGTTTTTCTCAGTAACACCAACACTCTAGTTAACGTACCTTCTGTTGGGAACTTTACCTTGCTGGCGAATTCAGCCTTACCAGGTGGAAATATTCAAACTGGTGGGATAGATGTCAGTAATCCTAGCGAGGGTGGAAATGTCGTTTTATCTGCCAGAAGCAATATTTTGACAGGAAGCATACTAACTTCCTCAACTAACGGAAATGCTGGAGAAATTAGCCTGACTAGTACGGGTGGAGGTATTAATACTACCGCAGGCAGTTTAGATTCTACTTCTGATAGCGGTAATGGAGGAGATATATCTCTGACAGCTAATGGTAATATCACCACTAATGCTCTGAATTCGAGGTCTGTGTCTGGGCCTGGAGGTAATATTACAGTTACCAGTACAGGTGGTACGATCGATACTACTTTAGGAGAACTATCTTCCTATTCTAGTAGCAGTAATTCCGGATCGGTTTCTCTGACGGCTGATGGTAACATCACCACTAGTGACATTTTTTCAGCTAGTCCTAATTTAGGTGATGGTAATGGCGGAAAGATTACCATTACTAGTCAAACAGGGGCGATAAATACTACTTTAGGAGAACTATTCTCTTTTGGCGATATCGGAGATGGAGGAGATATATCTCTGACGGCTTTTGGTTCGATTAATACAGGTGAGATCGACTCTAGTTCAATTGACACTGATGCAGGAAATATAACACTAACAAGTAGTACCGGAGCAATTAATACTAATGATTTAACAGCTACTGGATTTAATGGTGGAGCAGTTACTCTCAATGCTTTACTTAACATTAATACTGGTGCTATTAATACTTCTGGAGATGCAGTAGATGGTGGAGATGTAACGCTGAAAGCTACGGGTGATATTCAAGTTACTTCCATCAATGCTCAAAATGCAGGAAGTGGTACTGGTGGAGATGTAAGTATCACAACTCAGTCTTTTTTCCGAGCTACTGGCTCTTTTATCGACAAAAATAGTGTAGATGCCAGTATTTCCACGGCTGGAGGTGTTAGTGGAGGTGATATTACGATCCAACATGGTGGTAATGGTTTGACACCTTTTATTGTCGGCGATGCTAGTGTTAACGGTACAAGTGCAGGAATTACCAGTGGTTCTAATAATACTATTAGCCCAACTCAGTCTTTCTCTGGTAACTACACCCAGGGGAATATTGAAATAATTACAAACGCCTCTCCGTCACCATCACCGAGTCCCTCTCCGTCACCATCACCAAGTCCCTCACCATCTGTCAACAAGCCACCGATCGCCATTGAAGATGGGGCGATCGCTTCGGTTAACTTACCCATTATCATTAATTTAGTCACCAATGACAGCGATCCAGATGGGGATATCTTGAGGGCGATCGCAGTTACTCCAGCTAGCAACGGTCAAGTAGTCCTCAATCCTGATGGAACTGTGACTTATACCCCCAATAATAGCTTTATTGGTACTGATACCTTCACTTACACCATCAGCGATGGTAAGGGTGGAACAGCGACAGCGACAGCTACGGTGAATGTCCCTCCTAATCTCGATCAAGTAACCACTTCTCCGCCATCTGCACCTCAAACCAGCAATAATGCTCTGTTGGTGGCTAGATCCCAAGACTTTAGCGTTGATACGGTGGTAGGGAATATCGAAACCAGTTTTACCAACGAGTATGATCAATACTTTAAAAAATCCATCGAAACTAGCCTGATTAACCTCACTGATGCCCGTTCTTCCTTAAGGCAGATTGAGAAAGCAACTGGGGTTAAACCAGCGATTATTTATGCGGTATTTACTCCCAAATCCGGTATTCCTGGAAACCTAGGCGAAAAACAAGTTCCCCAAGATAGCGATATTTTAGATTTGGTGATCGTGACATCATCTAAAAACCCAATTCGGATCGCTGTTCCCGATGCGACTAGAGCCAAGGTGCGGGAAGCTGCCCTAGAATTTTATAGCCAAGTTTCAGACTCTAAACAAGCAAAAACCACTGGTTATTTAGCTCCTGCTCAGCAATTGTATCAATGGATCTTTAAACCTCTAGAAGCCGACTTGCAACAGCAAGGGATTCAGAATATCATGTTTATCTCTGATTCCGGTTTGCGATCGATTCCTCTAGGGGCGCTGCATGATGGTAAGCAATTTGCGATCGAGAAGTATAGCATTGGCTTAGCTCCCAGTCTCAGCTTGACGGATACCCGCTATATGGATATCAAAAACTCTAGAGTTTTAGCGATGGGAGCCGGAGAATTTCCCGCAGACCAAGATCAAGATCCATTATTAGCTGCACCTGTAGAAGTAGCAACTATTGCCGAGAAGGTTTGGCGGGGTAAACCCGTCTTGAATCAGGAATTTACCTTAAATAACCTGAAAGGACAACGAGAAAGGCAACCTTTTGGCATCGTTCACCTAGCTACCCATGCTGATTTTCAACCTGGAGATGCAGCTAATTCTTACGTTCAGCTTTATGACACTAAAATTCCCTTAGATCAAGCCAGACAGCTAGGATTTGCCAACCCAGGAACCGAGTTATTAGTGGTGAGTGCTTGTCGTTCGGCGTTGGGCGATCGCAATGCAGAGTTAGGTTTTGCAGGATTTGCAGTGCAAGCAGGCGTGAAAAGCGTTGTCGCTAGTTTGTGGGATGTGAGCGATACTGGCGCTTTGGCTTTGATGACTGAGTTTTATCGCCAATTGAACACAGCACCGATTAAGGCAGAAGCCTTGAGACAAGCACAAATAGCCATGATTCAGGAGAAAGTTAAGATTGAGGGGAATGAGTTAGTCACTGCTGAGGATCGTATCCCCTTATCGCCAGAAGTCGCGACTTATTTGCGGCGCAATACTGTGGGTAAGTTATCTCATCCTTTCTACTGGGCAGCTTTCACTATCATTGGTAGCCCTTGGTAA
- a CDS encoding geranylgeranyl reductase family protein has translation MFDCIIVGAGPAGGTAAYHLAKKGHSVLILEKAVLPRYKPCGGGVSPVIAKWFDFDFSPAISTKSSTIRYTWKMEDPVQVELQTREPIWMVRRDIFDHFLVQQAQKQGAELQHNTEVTGIEFVNDCWNVKTANGTFSGKYLIAADGAKGMMAKWLGFKERKRRLAGALEVETPAPQGQKPEVHFEFGMVKNGYIWNFPKADGYSIGVGTFIGGEPQDFKGILTEYGKSFGVDINASKQFGHALCLWDGDQKLHTQKALLAGEAACVVDPFTAEGIRPSIFTGVKAAEAISAALGGDLNALETYSKTISEQWGQDMKWAQRIAGAFYRFPGVGYRVGVKRPSATVIMTKILCGELRYSDVAGKALKRLSGLPGFGG, from the coding sequence ATGTTTGATTGTATTATTGTTGGCGCTGGTCCTGCCGGTGGTACTGCTGCTTATCATTTAGCTAAAAAAGGGCATTCAGTTTTAATTTTAGAAAAAGCCGTACTACCCAGATATAAACCTTGTGGCGGAGGTGTCTCTCCCGTCATTGCTAAATGGTTCGACTTTGACTTTAGTCCCGCAATTTCTACCAAATCTAGCACAATTCGCTACACCTGGAAAATGGAAGATCCCGTACAGGTAGAATTGCAAACCAGAGAACCAATTTGGATGGTTCGGCGTGATATTTTCGACCATTTTTTAGTGCAACAAGCCCAAAAACAAGGTGCGGAACTTCAACATAATACAGAAGTCACTGGGATTGAGTTTGTCAACGACTGCTGGAATGTTAAAACAGCTAACGGTACATTTAGCGGTAAATATCTCATCGCTGCTGATGGTGCTAAAGGGATGATGGCTAAATGGCTGGGTTTTAAAGAACGCAAACGTCGCTTAGCTGGCGCTTTGGAAGTAGAAACCCCAGCACCTCAAGGACAAAAGCCTGAAGTTCATTTTGAGTTTGGCATGGTCAAAAATGGCTATATTTGGAACTTCCCTAAAGCTGATGGTTATTCAATTGGTGTCGGTACTTTTATTGGTGGCGAACCCCAAGACTTTAAGGGGATTTTGACCGAATATGGCAAGTCTTTTGGGGTAGATATCAACGCTAGCAAACAGTTTGGTCATGCTTTATGCTTGTGGGATGGCGATCAAAAGCTACATACCCAAAAAGCCCTCTTAGCTGGAGAAGCGGCTTGTGTCGTCGATCCTTTTACTGCGGAAGGAATTCGTCCTTCTATTTTTACTGGTGTCAAAGCCGCAGAAGCTATTAGCGCCGCCTTGGGTGGAGATCTCAACGCTTTGGAAACATATAGTAAAACCATTAGTGAACAATGGGGTCAAGATATGAAGTGGGCGCAACGCATCGCTGGCGCTTTCTATCGCTTCCCTGGAGTTGGCTATCGAGTTGGGGTGAAACGTCCTAGCGCGACTGTGATCATGACCAAAATTCTGTGCGGAGAGTTGCGTTACTCTGACGTTGCAGGTAAAGCCTTAAAACGATTGAGTGGTTTACCTGGATTTGGTGGTTAA